In Pongo abelii isolate AG06213 chromosome 5, NHGRI_mPonAbe1-v2.0_pri, whole genome shotgun sequence, the DNA window CCACGCTCTCTTCTCATGGTCCAGTTTCTAGCACAAATACGGGACACTTGGGATTCAGTTGTGATACTTCAAttaattagctgtgtgatctcaggcaagtCTTCATTCTGTCTGTCCTAAAGTTCTTGGAGGATCTAGGAGTCACAGGGCAATAACGCCTGCCCTACTTAGCTTACAGGGTTGCTATGAAGAATACAACTGGATGACAGGTGGAGAAAGTGCTTGGGAAAGTTTCAACTGCCTGATAGATACAaggtattattatttctgtttatcAGCCCTAACTATCTTTGTCACATGGTTTCGTCTTACAGACATGTGCTTTGGAATTCCAGACACTCACAATGTTCTAGACAACATaaaaacactgttttaattaGAAATATGACTGATTTCTATGCTGCCCAGCAAGGTTTCTTCTTATTAAGTAGACCAATTACAGACACTTCTAAAAACTTGCCTGATTCACCAAACCACAAAAATGATTGTAAAAATTTTACATACAACATGTGTCTCAAAGTCAGCATTTGGGTGGGAAGAGTTAGAGTCAGACGGCTCTTCTATTCTGTACCATTTCCATGTTTTCTCTGGActttatctctctctttccttctctctcccgcCCCCTGCCTGCCCCCAACACACTCTCTTACTCTCATACACTTTTATCCCTCTCAATGTAAAACATGTTAATAAAGCAAGTCCAAAAATCCATACTTTTGATTGTGCAAAGAAACTCTCTGTGGTGCTTCTTTACTAAAATCTACAATTAAGTAGAAATGGTCCAGTTACAAAGCTGTCTTACTAAGAGGCTCACTACTTTGGAAAATGACTGCGATTTTCTATAATTtccaacatttaaaaactaaCCTATAAACCATAATGACATAAACCATAACTACTCACACCCACTAGAAGGCATTAACAAAAAAGATGggcaataacaagtgttggcgaggatgCAGAGGAACTGGATCCCcgatacactgctggtgggaatttgaaatggtatagccactttggaaacagtctagtagctcctcaaaaggttaaatacaAACTTACATGATTtagcagttccactcctaggaATATTAtggaaataactgaaaacatGTCTTAAAAACAACTTGTACTCAAAtgctcacagcagcattatttataatagccccaaagtggaaacaacccacatgGCCCTCAACCAATGAACAACAAAATGTGGTATTAGTCAACAAAATGGATCGACATAATGGAGtattactcagcaatgaaaaggaataaagcaCTAATACATGACAATATACCTGGTGAGTACATCACTGGCAAGGGTAAACCTTCAAAGCATTATGCTAAAGTGAAAGGAGCTAGACACAGAAGGCCACATCTTGCAAGATTCTATTTATACAAATGCCTCAAACAAGTACATCTAcagagacagaaggtagattactggttgcctggggctgaggGGAGTGGGCAATGAGGAGTAACTGCCAATAGGTACAGCATTTCCTTTTAGAGCggtaaaaatgttttggaattacatagtggtgatggttgtacaacactgtgaatatacCAACAACCACTGAATTGTTCATCTTAGtagggtgaattttatgatatgggaattatgtcttaaaaaataaacctgtgcaagatatacatacataaaattcaaacatttcagacatacaaagaaatgaaactttCCCTACACTCCTCTCCAATGGTGCTCCcagttttttcttattctctatactgattttatttatatggtgTGTATATTTAGGAAACGAACTAGGACCTTGTGCATACTGTTTTGTGATTTTCACTTACGTgacttgttcatttttttttattggaagAAAAAATTCCCAACCTGACTTCTTCAGGAATATAGCAAATCCAGaagtcataaagaaaaagacTTACACCTTGactacataaaactaaaaattttttatatgAGATAAGGTACAATAAATAAAGAAGCAGACTAAGGGAATATCTAAGCAACATTTATGAGAAAGGGTTAATATTCCTAATATTAGGGATTAAGATTCCTACATGTTGATATAAGttaaacaatacaaaagaaaaatgggcaaagaggtAAACCAGCAATTCACaggaaaggaaatataaatgtTCAATACACATAAAACAAGATGTCAGCCTCATTAGTAGTCACCATTTTTTGCCCATcaaattggcaaaaattaaaaagactggtGACAACTAGTATGGGCAAGAATAGGCGAAATTGGACACTCTAAGTTGCTGACGGATATGTGAATTGCTACAACATTTTGGGTAAGTCATTAGgtagtatttaataaatgggcACAACCTTTAGCCCATCTTTGAAACTAACCCACAAAAATAAACGCACCACTACTAACAGTAGGGTCacaaaatgtttattgcagcaatgtTTATCagagggaaaaactgaaaacaactgaaatgtcTGGTGATAAGTGACAGCTGAATGAACTACGATTTACGAGAACCAGAGATATTGGAGAAACATGTCTTGGCCCTGTGTGATCGACCTACAGCCATGTGCATGGTAGACAGCTATGTGAAAAAAGGAAGCTGCTAACTCTACAACATAATGCcattaaaataaaacccaaacccACAGAGAagtgaatatatatttgtatattgttGTAGGCAAAGAGAAAGCCTGTTAAATTTGGTATGTTTGGGGCTGGGTATGCTGTGttctagaatttaaaaaagaatgtcattttaaaaagccGATTATTGATAAAGGATGATACTGTGCTAATTTGATCTTTCTTGAAGCTAGGGAACAGTTAAAAAGGATGGGAGAAGCCAATGACTGTGAGATGGAAGGGCTGCTTAACATGGTACAACATCTTACAGAATACAAGGTATGTTAACACTTTACTTTTGATCTAACATTTTGGCTCCCTACAGGGTGGAGGAAGACAGATTGGGAAAACACACGTGAAGTATTAGACTGGTGTCTGGCAAGGGGTGGAAACTCCTGTCTTGATTTCTGACTCTGGTGTCTCCATGGGGTTCACTTGAAAGAGAAGGCACCTGGATCTCATATgaaagcagggcagggcagaaTTAGCCCAACAGATGCTGGCTTCTTCTGGATCAGTTCAGGAAAACAAGTTTTGACTTGTGGAAAAGGATCTGCCTTGAGCACTATTACTGGCGATAATACTTCAACCAGGGTCAAAGTAACACCCTAAAGCAGGTTATCAACTCCTTGAGCAGCAGTCATGGCAAGTCCCTGAAACAGTTCTTGGAAACCTAACCTCCTCTACTCTAGGAAAACTAAGATGTCAAATTGGGTAAAACCTTAGTTTTACTGTAACTGTCCTGTCCAAACTGTACCACTGAGAGGGGCTATGATTTCCAAAATGGCATAGAGCTTTGGTAAATGTCTCTTCTTTCACTGTTCAGGAATGCagaagatggattttttttttttttttttttttgagacggagtctagctctgtcacccaggctggagtgcagtggcgcgatctcggcttactgcaagctccgcctcccgggctcacgccattctcctgcctcagcctcccgagtagttgggactacaggcgcccgccacgatgcccagctaatttttttttgtattttttagtagagacggggtttcactgtgttagccaggatggtctcgatctcctgactttgtgatccacctgcctcggcctctcaaagtgctgggattacaggcatgagccaccacatccagccatggATTCCTTTTTTAAAGGTAAGAAtaagagtatttatttatttatttatttattattattatactttaggtatatctcccaatgctatccctccccaagagtatttttaaaagtaggggTATTTCTCAAGGGGGGGAAGGCTAGTCCTCGTTCATGACTATTTTACAGGTTGAATGAGTCCTCCTTTTAATTGAGTTACTATTTTTAGTTCTAAAGTAAACAACTGACATggtcccaacacacacacacaaaaaatgtgttCTTGCTGTGGCCCCAAGACTTTAAGCTCTCTTTTGGGATATTGGCGGTGAGGGTTGGGGGGCACAAAAGAAGATGTATCTGAAACTGACAGTTCTTTGAACATATGCAAATGTCATAAAAACACCACCCTCCCTTGAGCTTAAtggccagcctttttttttttttttttgagatagggtctcactttgttacccaggctggagtgcagtgccaccatctcagctcactgcaacctccttctcctgggctcaagtgatcctcccacctcagccccacaagtagctgggactactggcatgagccaccatgcccggctatttttttatatttttggtagagatggggtttcaccatgttgcccaggctggtcttgaaatcctgagctcaagtgatccacccacctcggcctcccaaaatgctaggattacaggcctgagccaccacgcccgtcccTAGGCTCCTCTTAAAGGAGAGACAAAAAACAAAGACTGCAGGCCTTTGTGCACTTCTTCCTCCACCAGTCCTTGGTAAGAAGCCATGATGCGGATGAGGTGGACGCAGTGACTTGCCTTCCACATCAGGCACGCTCATTCACAGTTTCAGAACAAAAGGAAAACCTCACAAAAGAGGCCAGAGGGAAAGAATGAGTGAGGAGAGAAAAAACACAGCCTTTCACTATTTTCAGGAAAGCTCAATCTTCCCAATGTCAGTGACACAGATGTGAGCCTGGCTTGGGGCACTGGGCACAACCCGCCACCCCAAACCTAAGGGGAGGTGGTATATTCGCATGGGAATAGCTCCCATTCAAATTtcctttctaatttattttaaattaaatcctTTCAGTGTTTCTCTTTCTCATGTCTGCTAGGCAGTTAAGAGAGGGGCAGAAACCAGGCTAGCGAGCAAATAAAGTGACCACAGGGCACTTTTGCAGTTGGCACAGGGGACTTTGGCATCTAGTTTCAAAACATGCCCAAACTAAAACCTCATGTGCTTCTCGCCAATCTTGTAGAGGCTGAATAAACTGCACGTGGCTCTGTGAAAAGCCACCTCATCCCGTATGGCATTTCTGCTTTCTGGCTGGGTTAACATCTCTGCCTTACAGAGGCTGGTAACATCCAGAGAGCACAGATGGGTACCAAGGTTGCTGGCCTCAGGAGGACCatgtttcatttcttcctgtgtTTTTGGGATATACAGCTCTGAGAAGGGACTTGTCACTCGGTTTGTTCAGTCCCGCTCCTGAGGGGGGTCTGAGACACAGGTAGCAGTCTCAAGCTGGTACCTTGTCAATCAGCAAGACAGTGCAGTGAATGCCAGGTCACGACACAGACTCTCTCAGGTCTTTCTAGGGAATGTTCATGTTATTGGGGAGGTGGGTCCTCTGGGGGggcctcttctttcctctccttagTCTTGTGAGTCTTGCTCATGATGTGGCTGCTGTTGCCCCTGTTCCCCTCTTCCAGCAATGGTAAAACACACATGGAGCCTCTCGACATTTTTCCTAGCAAGTACATTGCTTTCAGGGTGGATGAAACTGCTACTCTACCCCACTACTTCTCAAAATGTCTTCCTAGCATTTGAGGGAGCTCGGGAAATGATCCATTATACATTATGTGTGGCTGACTAGGGTGCTTCTGTGATGACCCCAGGACCGGGATAAATGGTGAGCCTTCCATCACCTTCACTGTGATGGACATGGGATGGCCCTGGGGTCTTCCGTTGACAAGGAAAATCTAAAAGGTGCTGGGAGAGTGTTGATCTATTTGGTTTCAATCAATCAACCTGGAAAGAGATTCTATATCTTCCTTTATGCTGAAGGGGTGAAGGGCAAGGATGAGGGAGATGAACATGGCATCCTTCTAAAGCAGAAgtaggagggggagagagggaggggagagagggaggagaaagaggggggTCTGGAGTGCCTCAGTGTACTTCATGCATTAGACTTCAGTGTTTTTTTTACTCAGCAGCTTGCCTCTGCTTGTCGAGTATTGAGATCCAGATCAAGTATCAAGTGCTTTTCTAGGACTGAAGTGGTTAATGTGGAATCACCTTCAGCATCCTGCCTCTGTGGATGGGGAAGGCAGTCTCTCTACCGTCATCTTTAATCTCAGCACGTAAGAACAATGTGGGAGTGGTGGGGGGCAGGGAGTAGTCCAGACAAAGGGCCTAGAGAGTGGGTCACATGCTTGAATTTATGTGGGTTCCCTACCTCCTGGCCCCTGTCCTGCACAGGACACGACTCACTGTCTGCTTCCGAGAACGATCCGGATTCGTCACTGGAGTTGGTTCCGTAAGACTGCTCACATTTAATTTGGGGCCGCACTTGGTTGTACATTCCATCTCCCATCAGGCCTGGTTCCTGATGTTCTGTGGCAAGGAATCTGGCTCCCTGGGAACAGGGCGAGGAGGAGAACTCACAGAGAGGGAGGCTGCAGGGTGAGCCCCCGCTCCCGTCCTCCGCGTAGGAATAGGAAGAGCAGGAGCTGGAAGTCCTGGTCCTGGTCTCCAAGGGGGGTGAGCGAGGGCAGACTTTGATTGGCACCGGGCAGCTGGTGTTGGGCCGCATCCTTCCTGGCAAGTGGTCGGCCATCAGCCCACCGTGGGAGTAGGCCTGCGAGCTGGGGAGGGACTGGCCAGCTCCCACCCACAGACCCTTTGGCACCGGCTCAGAGAGGTCTTTGTCCAAACTGCTCACCCCAGAATAAGAATGCACCGAGGTGCTCACTTGGTCACAAGCGCTGGAGGAGAAGATCACGCTCCTCCGGTCCAGCTCTCCCTCCTGTTTACAGAGAGCCTCCAACCCAGGCCCCCTGAGGGGCGACCCCATGGTGAAGTTGGACACCTCCTTCTGGCCCACGTGGGGCTGTCCATAATTCCCTGTGAAAGGGGTGTAGTCAGTTTTAAGGTCACCCTGAGTGATTCCCTTGTCAAAAGGGCAGGCTGGACTCCTGGCAAAGTGCTGCTGAGATGTACTGGGCAGGCCAGACAGCTCCACACTTTTCGTTATGCTGAACAGAGACCTTAAGCAGGAGGGCGAGGCCACGCTCCTGGATCTCTCCAGGCAGGCGGCCCCAGCTGGGGCCGTGGGGgtaggggcagggctgggctgttTCCGGTCCATCTCGACATCCCCCGCTCTGTCCTTGGTGTCAGGCTCATCTCCAGACAGGCAGAGCGTGATGctctcttcctcattctcttcacTGGGCGGCTCACTTTTAATCTGCCCCCTGGCAAGCCCCGGCTTGAGGCTGTTGCTAGAGTTATCTTCCCGGAATGTGCTTGCAAAACCTGAGGTACTGTGTGATGATGCATTATAGACATTCTTGGTACATGCAAGCTGGTATTTCTTGTATCTGGGGTACTGCGTTAACGCGTCCTTTTCTGAGTTCTCCTTGGTGTCCGTGGGCACGTCAGGCTCGGGCAGCAGGGCTTCTTCCTTCTCTGCTACGGGGATGGCGGCGGCCTCAAAGCTGATGGGCTCTGGAAGCATCTGGTCCCTGGGGCAAGCCATCTTGGCCGTCTCTGAATCCAtcgtctcctcctcttcctcttcctcctctcctgcaGAATTCTCGCAGTCCTCGTGCGGGCGCTGGCACGCAGCATCCTTCCGGCACACAAACAGGCCATCCTCACTGTTCAGGAGCTGGGTCTGCAGGAAGCTGAAGCACGAGTCCTCCAGGTTGTGCATGCGCAGGAACTCAGCACAGCGGATGACCTCGCGGATGTTTTCTCTGCTGAGTAACAGCTTGGCAGTGTAGGCAAACTGTAACAGCGGCCCAAAGCCCCTGGCCGTGAC includes these proteins:
- the BACH2 gene encoding transcription regulator protein BACH2 isoform X1; protein product: MTEKLKAEKGQGVNGMSVDEKPDSPMYVYESTVHCTNILLGLNDQRKKDILCDVTLIVERKEFRAHRAVLAACSEYFWQALVGQTKNDLVVSLPEEVTARGFGPLLQFAYTAKLLLSRENIREVIRCAEFLRMHNLEDSCFSFLQTQLLNSEDGLFVCRKDAACQRPHEDCENSAGEEEEEEEETMDSETAKMACPRDQMLPEPISFEAAAIPVAEKEEALLPEPDVPTDTKENSEKDALTQYPRYKKYQLACTKNVYNASSHSTSGFASTFREDNSSNSLKPGLARGQIKSEPPSEENEEESITLCLSGDEPDTKDRAGDVEMDRKQPSPAPTPTAPAGAACLERSRSVASPSCLRSLFSITKSVELSGLPSTSQQHFARSPACPFDKGITQGDLKTDYTPFTGNYGQPHVGQKEVSNFTMGSPLRGPGLEALCKQEGELDRRSVIFSSSACDQVSTSVHSYSGVSSLDKDLSEPVPKGLWVGAGQSLPSSQAYSHGGLMADHLPGRMRPNTSCPVPIKVCPRSPPLETRTRTSSSCSSYSYAEDGSGGSPCSLPLCEFSSSPCSQGARFLATEHQEPGLMGDGMYNQVRPQIKCEQSYGTNSSDESGSFSEADSESCPVQDRGQEVKLPFPVDQITDLPRNDFQMMIKMHKLTSEQLEFIHDVRRRSKNRIAAQRCRKRKLDCIQNLECEIRKLVCEKEKLLSERNQLKACMGELLDNFSCLSQEVCRDIQSPEQIQALHRYCPVLRPMDLPTASSINPAPLGAEQNIAASQCAVGENVPCCLEPAAAPPGPPWAPSNTSENCTSGRRLEGTDPGTFSERGPPLEPRSQTVTVDFCQEMTDKCTTDEQPRKDYT
- the BACH2 gene encoding transcription regulator protein BACH2 isoform X2, whose protein sequence is MGVNGMSVDEKPDSPMYVYESTVHCTNILLGLNDQRKKDILCDVTLIVERKEFRAHRAVLAACSEYFWQALVGQTKNDLVVSLPEEVTARGFGPLLQFAYTAKLLLSRENIREVIRCAEFLRMHNLEDSCFSFLQTQLLNSEDGLFVCRKDAACQRPHEDCENSAGEEEEEEEETMDSETAKMACPRDQMLPEPISFEAAAIPVAEKEEALLPEPDVPTDTKENSEKDALTQYPRYKKYQLACTKNVYNASSHSTSGFASTFREDNSSNSLKPGLARGQIKSEPPSEENEEESITLCLSGDEPDTKDRAGDVEMDRKQPSPAPTPTAPAGAACLERSRSVASPSCLRSLFSITKSVELSGLPSTSQQHFARSPACPFDKGITQGDLKTDYTPFTGNYGQPHVGQKEVSNFTMGSPLRGPGLEALCKQEGELDRRSVIFSSSACDQVSTSVHSYSGVSSLDKDLSEPVPKGLWVGAGQSLPSSQAYSHGGLMADHLPGRMRPNTSCPVPIKVCPRSPPLETRTRTSSSCSSYSYAEDGSGGSPCSLPLCEFSSSPCSQGARFLATEHQEPGLMGDGMYNQVRPQIKCEQSYGTNSSDESGSFSEADSESCPVQDRGQEVKLPFPVDQITDLPRNDFQMMIKMHKLTSEQLEFIHDVRRRSKNRIAAQRCRKRKLDCIQNLECEIRKLVCEKEKLLSERNQLKACMGELLDNFSCLSQEVCRDIQSPEQIQALHRYCPVLRPMDLPTASSINPAPLGAEQNIAASQCAVGENVPCCLEPAAAPPGPPWAPSNTSENCTSGRRLEGTDPGTFSERGPPLEPRSQTVTVDFCQEMTDKCTTDEQPRKDYT
- the BACH2 gene encoding transcription regulator protein BACH2 isoform X3, which codes for MSVDEKPDSPMYVYESTVHCTNILLGLNDQRKKDILCDVTLIVERKEFRAHRAVLAACSEYFWQALVGQTKNDLVVSLPEEVTARGFGPLLQFAYTAKLLLSRENIREVIRCAEFLRMHNLEDSCFSFLQTQLLNSEDGLFVCRKDAACQRPHEDCENSAGEEEEEEEETMDSETAKMACPRDQMLPEPISFEAAAIPVAEKEEALLPEPDVPTDTKENSEKDALTQYPRYKKYQLACTKNVYNASSHSTSGFASTFREDNSSNSLKPGLARGQIKSEPPSEENEEESITLCLSGDEPDTKDRAGDVEMDRKQPSPAPTPTAPAGAACLERSRSVASPSCLRSLFSITKSVELSGLPSTSQQHFARSPACPFDKGITQGDLKTDYTPFTGNYGQPHVGQKEVSNFTMGSPLRGPGLEALCKQEGELDRRSVIFSSSACDQVSTSVHSYSGVSSLDKDLSEPVPKGLWVGAGQSLPSSQAYSHGGLMADHLPGRMRPNTSCPVPIKVCPRSPPLETRTRTSSSCSSYSYAEDGSGGSPCSLPLCEFSSSPCSQGARFLATEHQEPGLMGDGMYNQVRPQIKCEQSYGTNSSDESGSFSEADSESCPVQDRGQEVKLPFPVDQITDLPRNDFQMMIKMHKLTSEQLEFIHDVRRRSKNRIAAQRCRKRKLDCIQNLECEIRKLVCEKEKLLSERNQLKACMGELLDNFSCLSQEVCRDIQSPEQIQALHRYCPVLRPMDLPTASSINPAPLGAEQNIAASQCAVGENVPCCLEPAAAPPGPPWAPSNTSENCTSGRRLEGTDPGTFSERGPPLEPRSQTVTVDFCQEMTDKCTTDEQPRKDYT